Proteins from one Xenopus tropicalis strain Nigerian chromosome 1, UCB_Xtro_10.0, whole genome shotgun sequence genomic window:
- the mydgf gene encoding myeloid-derived growth factor precursor, whose translation MATYGIICAFLLLLAVCSAQEKSSTEEFDVRPGGLQHSFTSKLGDYACTFTYAAQGGTNEKWHMSVGLSDDNQHFSCSIWRPQGKSYLFFTGFKAEVTGGKIEFSEAYSQASSDGSSDVKLKSSEYDVTDNVVSHRPGSFSSSLCKLVLVARSEHDEL comes from the exons ATGGCAACTTACGGAATCATCTGTGCGTTTCTACTGCTCTTGGCCGTCTGCAGTGCCCAGGAGAAATCGAGCACGGAAGAGTTTGACGTGAGGCCCGGAGGCCTTCAGCATAGCTTCACTAGTAAATTG GGCGACTATGCATGCACTTTTACATATGCAGCTCAGGGAGGTACAAATGAG AAATGGCATATGAGTGTTGGTCTGAGTGACGATAATCAACATTTTTCCTGTTCTATATGGAG GCCTCAGGGAAAATCGTATTTGTTCTTTACAGGATTCAAAGCAGAAGTCACTGGAGGGAAAATAGAATTTAGTGAAGCTTAT TCTCAGGCATCTTCAGATGGTAGCAGTGATGTCAAGCTGAAAAGTTCAGAATATGATGTCACTGATAATGTTG TATCTCACAGACCTGGATCCTTCTCATCGTCACTCTGCAAGCTTGTCCTTGTGGCACGTTCGGAGCATGATGAATTGTGA